The following coding sequences lie in one Phragmites australis chromosome 8, lpPhrAust1.1, whole genome shotgun sequence genomic window:
- the LOC133926982 gene encoding beta-glucuronosyltransferase GlcAT14A-like, producing the protein MLEAKPPSPGSGTPGVGAAAHIHLHRRWAAPLLASVLLSSLLISASFFFSSSRALLLSFSPLPSAASAEPLFVEAKLRQQMRDEERPPRGAVPRIAYLVSGSAGDGAALRRTLRALYHPANTYVVHLDLEAPAAERAELAAAVRANPVYSKFRNVKVVTRANLVTYRGPTMVANTLHAAAILLREGGDWDWFVNLSASDYPLVTQDDLLHVLSELPRQLNFIEHTSDIGWKEYQRAKPVIIDPGLYSLQKSDVFWITEKRSVPTAFKLFTGSAWMMLTHQFIEYCIWGWDNLPRTVLMYYANFLSSPEGYFHTVICNVPEFRNTTVNHDLHFISWDNPPKQHPHYLTLDDFDGMVNSNAPFARKFGREDPVLDKIDQELLGRQPDGFVPGGWTDMLNRTVKGRPFTVERVQDLRPGPGVDRLKKLVTGLLTQEGFDDKHCL; encoded by the exons atgtTAGAGGCGAAGCCACCGTCGCCGGGGTCCGGCACGCCGGGGGTGGGGGCCGCGGCgcacatccacctccaccggcGGTGGGCCGCGCCGCTGCTGGCGTCCGTGCTGCTGTCCTCGCTCCTCATCTCCGCTtcgttcttcttctcctcctcccgcgCGCTGCTCCTCTCCTTCTCGCCGCTCCCCTCCGCGGCCTCCGCCGAGCCGCTCTTCGTCGAGGCCAAGCTCCGCCAGCAGATGCGGGACGAGGAACGCCCGCCGCGGGGGGCCGTGCCCAGGATCGCCTACCTCGTCTCCGGCTCCGCGGGAGACGGCGCCGCGCTGCGCCGGACGCTCAGGGCGCTCTACCACCCGGCGAACACCTATGTGGTGCACCTCGACTTGGAGGCCCCCGCCGCCGAGCgcgccgagctcgccgccgccgtgcgcgCCAACCCCGTCTACTCGAAGTTCCGTAACGTCAAGGTCGTCACCCGCGCGAACCTGGTCACCTACCGGGGACCGACCATGGTGGCCAACACGCTGCACGCCGCGGCCATCCTGCTGCGCGAGGGCGGCGACTGGGACTGGTTCGTCAACCTCTCAGCCTCTGACTACCCGCTCGTCACCCAGGACG ATCTGTTGCATGTGCTCTCTGAGTTGCCCAGGCAGCTTAACTTCATTGAGCATACCAGTGACATCGGATGGAAGGA GTACCAGAGGGCCAAACCAGTGATCATCGACCCTGGGCTATACAGCCTGCAGAAGTCTGACGTTTTCTGGATTACAGAGAAAAGGAGTGTCCCAACTGCATTTAAGCTCTTTACTG GCTCAGCGTGGATGATGCTTACTCATCAATTTATTGAATACTGCATATGGGGATGGGACAATCTCCCAAGGACAGTCCTGATGTATTATGCCAATTTTCTCTCTTCGCCTGAGGGTTACTTCCACACAGTCATCTGCAATGTTCCAGAGTTTCGCAATACGACAGTGAACcatgatctacatttcatttcTTGGGACAACCCACCAAAGCAACATCCTCATTATCTCACACTTGATGACTTTGACGGTATGGTTAACAGTAATGCCCCCTTTGCAAGGAAGTTTGGGAGAGAAGATCCAGTGTTGGACAAGATTGATCAGGAACTATTGGGCCGCCAACCTGATGGATTTGTGCCTGGTGGATGGACAGATATGTTGAACAGAACCGTGAAAGGAAGACCCTTCACCGTTGAACGTGTGCAAGATCTCCGCCCAGGGCCTGGTGTGGACAGATTAAAGAAACTTGTCACAGGTTTGCTCACCCAAGAAGGTTTTGATGACAAGCATTGCTTGTGA
- the LOC133927724 gene encoding NADPH-dependent oxidoreductase 2-alkenal reductase-like: MWLSWYGSTRFRTSTSPDPGAHLAGASLTSKSASVGGALDVVPDGDVPFARSDDQSDRYFPDGIDIYFENVGGEMMEAALANMNTYGRVAVRDVISEYTGAGRRAGVLRLGKFLARFGEFIAVISDWIRQGKVQVVEDVSSGLESVPSAFAALFRGKNIGKTLVKLA; encoded by the exons ATGTGGTTGAGTTGGTACGGGTCGACGAGGTTCCGGACCAGCACCTCCCCTGACCCCGGCGCCCACCTCGCCGGCGCCTCCCTCACCTCGAAGTCAGCCTCCGTCGGGGGCGCCCTCGACGTGGTGCCTGATGGCGACGTACCG TTCGCTCGGTCTGACGACCAATCCGACAGGTACTTCCCCGACGGGATCGACATCTACTTCGAGAACGTCGGCGGCGAGATGATGGAGGCGGCGCTGGCCAACATGAACACCTACGGCCGGGTGGCCGTCAGAGATGTCATCTCCGAGTACACGGGTGCTGGGCGGCGTGCG GGGGTTCTTCGCCTGGGAAAATTCCTGGCGAGGTTCGGCGAGTTCATCGCGGTCATCAGCGACTGGATCCGTCAGGGGAAGGTCCAGGTCGTCGAGGACGTCTCCAGCGGGCTGGAGAGCGTACCGTCGGCGTTCGCCGCGCTGTTCCGCGGCAAGAATATTGGCAAGACTCTTGTGAAGCTGGCGTAG